ACCAACTCACCGCCCAGACCATTGCCCAAGAGCTAGGAATTGCCCAACCAGGCGATCGCGTGGTCAGTGGTCAAGAACTCGATCGCATGAGTTTACAACAACTCGAAGATCAAGTTGATCAAGTCAGCGTCTATGCCCGCGTTTCCCCAGAGCACAAGTTGCAAATTGTGCAAGCTCTAAAGCGGCGAGGTAGAGTTGTCGCTATGACTGGAGACGGTGTCAACGATGCTCCAGCCCTGAAGCAAGCCGACATTGGGATTGCGATGGGAATTACGGGTACTGATGTCAGCAAAGAAGCCAGCGATATGGTGTTGCTAGATGACAACTTTGCCACCATCGTCGCTGCGACTGAAGAAGGCCGCACCGTTTATACCAATATTCGCCGCTTCATCAAGTACATCTTGGGCAGCAACATTGGTGAAGTACTGACCATTGCAGCAGCTCCCTTGATTGGTCTCGGAGGGGTTCCCCTCTCGCCTCTACAAATTTTGTGGATGAACTTGGTGACGGATGGTTTACCCGCTTTGGCCCTTGCGGTTGAACCTCCAGAACCCAACGTCATGAATCGGCCTCCCCACGATCCCCAGGAAAGCATTTTTGCGCGGGGTTTAGGCTCCTACATGATCCGCGTGGGCATTGTTTTTGCGGTTCTAACCATTGCCCTGATGACTTGGGCCTACGGTTACACCCACGCACCTGGATACGAGCGCTCACCTGATACTTGGAAAACGATGGTATTTACGACCCTTTGCCTCGCGCAGATGGGCCACGCGATCGCTATCCGCTCCAACGTGCGCTTGACCATTGAGCTTAACCCCTTCTCAAACCCCTATCTACTGGGAGCTGTGACGCTGACGACGATTCTGCAATTGCTGCTAGTCTACGTACCCCCACTCCAGAACTTCTTTAATACCTTCTGGTTAAGTCCTTTAGAGTTGGCTATTTGCTTTGGCTTCAGTGCTTTGATGTTCACTTGGATCGAGCTAGAAAAGCTATTTCTCCGATGGCAGTCGGCTCGACGCGGCTAAAGGCTCCGTCCAATTGCTAAAGGTCTAATGGCTAAACTTGCTGGCTAGGGTTGGGTAGGCAAAGCCCTGCTCACACCACTCCACAAATCTAATAGAGTTCAGTAGTAGGGGTGTGCTCAGGTGCGCCCCTACAATAATTTTGAGCGATCGCTTCCTCTTTCTCAATTGCCTCTTGCTGACCGCTGACCCTAACTCATGTACCTCAAAAGCCTTCATCTGCGCCACTTTCGCAACTATCTGGATCAGCGGGTTGACTTCTCTGCCCCCAAAACTATCTTGGTGGGCAACAATGCTCAAGGTAAGTCTAATTTGCTCGAAGCAGTGGAGTTATTAGCCACCCTGCGATCTCACCGAGCCAGCCGCGATCGTGACCTGGTGCTAGATGGAGAGCCAATTGGCCAAATTGCCGCCTTGCTGGAGCGAGATACAGGTTCTATTGACCTCACGCTCACCTTACGGAGTAATGGTCGCCGCACCGTTGCGCTTAATAGTGAACCTTTACGCCGCCAACTCGACTTTCTGGGCGTTCTGAATGCCGTTGAATTCTCCAGCTTAGATTTAGATTTAGTCCGGGGTGGCCCCGAAAAGCGACGAGCCTGGTTGGATGCCCTGCTGACTCAGCTAGAGCCGATCTACGCCCACATTTTGCAGCAGTACAACCACATCTTGCGGCAACGCAATGCTTTACTCAAGCAGCGGCAACAACGCACGGCAGAACCCAGCTTGTTTTCTCCGCCGCCAGAGCCTACAGAAGCGGTAGAGGAACCAGCCACCTTAGAACTGTGGAATACCCAACTGGCCGCCGCAGGCTCTCGGGTGATTCGCCGCCGAGCTAGAGTTCTAGAGCGATTGGCTCCTCTGGCTGAGCAATGGCACCAAGCCATCAGTGGCAGCACTGAAGTTTTGCAAGTGAGATACGCACCGAACGTTGTG
This region of Trichocoleus desertorum NBK24 genomic DNA includes:
- the recF gene encoding DNA replication/repair protein RecF (All proteins in this family for which functions are known are DNA-binding proteins that assist the filamentation of RecA onto DNA for the initiation of recombination or recombinational repair.) encodes the protein MYLKSLHLRHFRNYLDQRVDFSAPKTILVGNNAQGKSNLLEAVELLATLRSHRASRDRDLVLDGEPIGQIAALLERDTGSIDLTLTLRSNGRRTVALNSEPLRRQLDFLGVLNAVEFSSLDLDLVRGGPEKRRAWLDALLTQLEPIYAHILQQYNHILRQRNALLKQRQQRTAEPSLFSPPPEPTEAVEEPATLELWNTQLAAAGSRVIRRRARVLERLAPLAEQWHQAISGSTEVLQVRYAPNVVLTEDDPAQVQQAFLEKIQQRAIAEQHQGTTLVGPHRDEVEFTINQTPARQYGSQGQQRTLVLALKLAELKLIEEVVGEPPLLLLDDVLAELDLNRQNQLLDAIQDRFQTLITTTHLGSFDAQWLNSSQILAVRAGQISPI